CCCAGGTCAGCAGAGTTCTCTTTCCTTTCTTTGACGAGATAGCCCGGCGATCCTGGGAGGGGCTTCCCTCGGGAGAGATCGACCGCCAGGCGCGACGCTATTTATCCCGGCATGGACTCGTCAGCGCTCTTGTGGGCTACCGGGGCTATCCCGCTCACTGCAGCGTGAGCATCAACGCTACGGCGGTTCATGGGATACCCTCGGCCCGGTCCATCAGAAGGGGCGATATCTTCACCGTTGATGTTGCCGCCCGGGCTGCGGGGTGGGTGAGTGATGCTGCCTGGACCTACCTGATGCCGGGGTGTTCGCGCCGGGTTGAGTGTTTTTACCATACCTCGTGGCGTGCTTTCCGGGATCTTCTGGGTGCGATCGAACCGGAGATATCGCTGGGTGAACTCTCATCGATTTCCCAGGAGATTGCTGATCGGGAGGGGCTTTCCGTGCTTGGGGAATGTCTTGGCCACGGCATAGGCCGGGAACTGCACGAGCCGCCGGTGATCCCCTTTGTTCGCCAGGGAGAAGGGTCGGTGGCGGCCTCGGTGCGTCTTGCCGAGGGAATGGTTTTCAATATTGAGCCGGTCTACAGCAGTGGCGATGGAACGGTGGAAATGGAAGATGACGGCTGGGGAATCATCACGTCCGACCGCTCCGAGACAGCTCATTTTGAGCTGACCCTGGTAATTCACCAGAACCGGGTGGAGATCCTGCAATTCGGCCGTTCCCTGGCCCGGGAGCTTCCTGAGACGCCTCCCTTTGGGGTTCTTCCGGGCTGACTCTCCCTGCCGGCAGCCCTTGCCGGTTCCGGAGAAAAGTCTTCCGGGGGCAGATTGTTCAGCAGGTTTTTCGGTTGACACGGGGGCCCCTGACGGTGCAAAGTAGCTGACGAATAATGCCACGCCACCTTAGCTCAGCTGGCCAGAGCACGTGACTTGTAATCTCGGGGTCGTCGGTTCGAATCCGACAGGTGGCTCTTGCAGGGCCCGGCAACGTACTGATGTACACTGCCGGGCTTTTTTTGTGGACCGCTTCTGGCGCCCGCCAGCGGGCCCGTTATTGTGTGTGACGGGCAACGTCCCGGGACAATCTCCTGAAAGATGCTGTCTTGACACGTCTCCGGTATTCCCGGGGGCTGATCTTTACGATTCTCTTGAAGCTTTGGGAAAAATAACTCGAAGAAGAGAATCCCACAATCGATGATATCTGCGATAGAGAGAGATCTGTCGAGTCGATAAGATGCTTGCACTCTTCTATGCGTTTTTCCAGCAGGTAGTTTATGGGTGATATTCCGTATGTCTTGGTGAACGTGTGTGACATGTAGTATTTATTGAGGTGAGCGATTTTTGCTAATTGATCAAGATTTATGTTGTTCTTCATGTTTTGGTCGATATATTCCTTTACACGGGCACACTCCTTGCAGGCCTTTCGAGGCGGGGAAATCGAGATTCCCATCGATTTGTGCCGCATTATGTTTATCATGATCAGATTCAAAACATTCTGGCAATATTCTTTCTTGAAGGCATATCCGGGTTTTCTCATTTCATGGAGCAATGCCAGAAAAAGGAAGCGCATTTCCATTTTTGCATCGCGATAATATGCAACGGAGAATCCCCTGTCTTCAGGGCCAAAATCGAACTGAAGGCCCTCTATGCCAAGAACAATGTATTCCAGGGGATTTTCGCTGTGCGTGGATATTTCGGTGTGCTCCACGTTTGCATTTACAATCACGAGAGAATCGCTGTTTATATCAACTGTGTGGTTATTTGCGAAGAACTGTCCCTCTCCGTTCATTACATAGAACATCTCGGAGAAAAAATGCGTGTGAGGAACGCTATGCCAGTCGTTTTCAAATTTTGATTTACTCAGGAACAGAAGCTTGAACCGGGGGGTGCTGTCGCTGAAAAAATGGTGCGTCCTTGATCCAGGGATTTCGCTTTCAGGGGGGATCGCTCCGGCTTCGTCCCCTGAATCGTCCCGAAAATCATAGCGCCGCATGCTCACCCTCTCAATGTACTACGCTCTCGCAGGCTCATCAAGACTGAAGGGAAAACGAGAGCAAGATAGCTAAAGAACTCAGCAAGATGGAGCTATGAATCTGAATCGCTCTGGTTACACTGATTAAAAAGCAGGAGGTCCCCAGATTATGAGGAACAGAATGGGAAAACTTTTTTTGTTAGTTCTGACAATAGTTGTTTTTGCGGCGTGTAGTGGCAGAAATGAATCGACGGCGAGCGAGGGGCGGATTACCGTAGCTGCGCTGGAGTCTGCCTATGGATCTGATTTGTGGAAAGAGGTGACCGAGGCCTTCTCTGCAAAAACAGGAATAGAGGTTGAGCTTGTAATCGACAGAAACATTGAGGATGTTATCGCTCCGGGAATGCAGGCTGGCGATTTCCCCGACGTTATTCATCTGGCTACAGGACGGGAAAGAGCGCTCACTGAAACCATGATAAAAGAAGGCGCTCTGGAGCCGCTCACCGATATGCTGGCGATGGTTATTCCCGGCGAAAATGTCCGTGTGCGTGACAAGATAGCCGGTGGTTTCCTGGAATCATCACTTACAAACCCGTACAGCGACAGAAAAACCTATCTTGCCCCGATGTTCTACAGTCCCTGCGGTCTTTTCTACAATGCCAATTTGCTTAAGGAAAAAGGATGGGACCTCCCTTCCACGTGGGACGAAATGTGGGAGCTGGGTGACAAAGCCAGGGCCGAGGGAATAGCCCTGTTCGCATATCCCACGGCCG
Above is a window of Alkalispirochaeta americana DNA encoding:
- the map gene encoding type I methionyl aminopeptidase; amino-acid sequence: MITPLSRRSPLEIRRIAQVSRVLFPFFDEIARRSWEGLPSGEIDRQARRYLSRHGLVSALVGYRGYPAHCSVSINATAVHGIPSARSIRRGDIFTVDVAARAAGWVSDAAWTYLMPGCSRRVECFYHTSWRAFRDLLGAIEPEISLGELSSISQEIADREGLSVLGECLGHGIGRELHEPPVIPFVRQGEGSVAASVRLAEGMVFNIEPVYSSGDGTVEMEDDGWGIITSDRSETAHFELTLVIHQNRVEILQFGRSLARELPETPPFGVLPG
- a CDS encoding AraC family transcriptional regulator is translated as MRRYDFRDDSGDEAGAIPPESEIPGSRTHHFFSDSTPRFKLLFLSKSKFENDWHSVPHTHFFSEMFYVMNGEGQFFANNHTVDINSDSLVIVNANVEHTEISTHSENPLEYIVLGIEGLQFDFGPEDRGFSVAYYRDAKMEMRFLFLALLHEMRKPGYAFKKEYCQNVLNLIMINIMRHKSMGISISPPRKACKECARVKEYIDQNMKNNINLDQLAKIAHLNKYYMSHTFTKTYGISPINYLLEKRIEECKHLIDSTDLSLSQISSIVGFSSSSYFSQSFKRIVKISPREYRRRVKTASFRRLSRDVARHTQ